In the genome of Kwoniella dendrophila CBS 6074 chromosome 5, complete sequence, the window GACACAAAGGAGTTCTACTTAAGCGTATAAACAAATGGTACTTACTATTACCGGCGATCAACACTGAGACTACTAATCCATATACCGCGATAACTAGATAAATCGAATCCATTAGATATAATGAAGGTTATACATAAGAGCTTGACTTACTACCGGACATCTATGGATAGATCGTCAGCTGCCTGCTCTTATCATGGGGTAATCTAGAGCTAACTTACAACAACAGGAATTAAGGACTAAATAGCCAGAAAAGTGTACAAGTCAGTAAGAGACAATCTATCCCATCACTAGTTCTGATGCTAAGCGTACCTTCATGATTAGATCGGGTCTATATCCAGCTGTCAACTTTATTACCTCGACAATTAATCCGGAATCGCTCAAGCTTACCTGAATGTACCTAAACCTGCGATTCCAATACCGGCTTTCGATGTACCATAAGCAGCTCCAACAGTTGAGAAGATCATCTATATTTTGAATTAGCAATTATTTGTATTCATGTAGGACTAAGCGTGAACATACAGCACTGGCTACACCAGCAAAGCTATTCAATATATCCTTGAAGTCAGCTCATCGCGATCTTGTCTGTAAAGGACATCTGAAGGCCGAGATAGCAATGACTTACCCAAAGAATGGCGCCCAAGGTGGACAAAGCTCGGACATTTTGGTGAGGTTGCTTTACAGGATAAGATGATCTGGTGACAGAAGTAAAGATATGCTAGAGATGAACGATGAATTGCTGAATGGCAAATAATAGACAAAGACACGGACGCACGATGCATCATGAATACCGGAGATGCAACGTGACGTTGTATGGTAGATGGTTATCACTTATAAAGCTACAAGCTAAAGCAACGGAATCAATTCAAGCTCAAGTATAATCCACGTCATGTCATCCCTCGAAGAACCACGCTTTCATAAGTTGAAAGTTGTACGCGTTTTCGAGATTATGGATTATGGATGATGTTGTTAATGAGATTAAATGTTCTATGGGATTCACTTCTAATCAAAATATCTGAAATCAGTATTTCATCTTGTCATCAACCCAAAAAACTACATTGGACAATTTGAGGGTATAGAACATATTCAAAATGCAAGGTAGACTTCCTCAAATGGTATGTTGATCAACTACCTCTTGGAAATACAGCCAACAATTTAGCTGACAGATCTTCATTCTAGCAACCTACCGTGGTCCTTCTTCGAGGTATGTCTAAGGAAACATTTTAGACAACTGTGTTACTGGACAGGACGAAGCATCGTGCTGACAAGCAGTTTATCGTATTCAGAGGGTACCGACACTTCCCAAGGTATAGGACAATTGTTATCCAACATATCAGCATGTCTGGCTGTAGCTCAAACTGTAGCTACAACGCTCGGACCTCGAGGTATGGATAAATTGATTGTAGATGATAGAGGATTAGCAACTATATCAAGTAAGCTTTCCTGCTGCCATTGGACCATTGCATATCACGTATAAGCCCATCctctaattgatcttttctagACGACGGTGCTACTATCCTTAAATTACTTGATGTCGTTCATCCAGCAGCTAGAACTTTAGTAGATATCGCTCGTGCACAAGATGCTGAAGTTGGGGATGGTACAACTAGTGTAACATTACTGTGAGCACTACTCATGATGTCCATGCAAATTTTATGATAGCTAACCATGAACATTCCAGTGCCGCTGAGATattgaaagaagtaaaaCCATTTCtcgaagaaggtgtaggaCCCCATGTGATAATCAAAGGTTTGAGAGAAGCCAAGAGCTTGGTAAGCCTGAAGATTATAAAATATATCATAACTTGTTGATCTGGTGCTGACATTTCATTCAGgctttgaagaagatcaacgAGATTGCTGTAACGATAGATAAATCTAATCCTGAGTAAGTGGAATTCTTCCTAAATATAATTCAGGTTAAAAGCCTGATTTGATCGTTGAGCTAATTTGTGTCTTTGCAGAAAATTCCGTGAACTCCTTCTTCAATGCGCATCCACTTCCATGTCATCCAAACTCATTCACTCTCAGACACCTTTCTTCGCCAACATGGTTGTAGATGCTGTTCTTTCGCTTGAccaaaaagatttagatgagTCACTTATCGGTGTAAAGAAAGTACCAGGAGGTGGTATGCAAGATTCTCAATTGATTCGAGGTGTAGCATTCAAGAAGACATTCTCATATGCAGGATTTGaacaacaaccaaaatcGTTCAAAGATCCAAAGATTTTATGTTTAAATGTCgaattagaattaaaagcagaaaaagataatGCAGAAGTTAGAGTTAATGAAGTATCAGAATATCAAGCTATTGTTGATGCAGAATGGTCAATAATTTATAAAAAATTAGAAGCTATTGTAGAAACTGGAGCAAAAGTTGTTTTATCGAAATTACCCATAGGTGATTTAGCTACACAATACTTTGCTGATAGAGATATATTTTGTGCTGGTAGAGTGACAGCAGGTGATTTGAAAAGAGTTACACAAGCTGTTGGTGGTTCAATTCAATCTACATGTACAGACATTGAACCTCATCATTTAGGTAAATGTGGTTCTTTcgaagaaaaacaaattggTGGTGAAAGATTCAATTTATTCCAAGATTGTCCACAAGCAAAGACTTGTACTTTAATTTTAAGAGGTGGTGCAGAACAATTCAtagctgaagttgaaagaagttTACACGATTCAATTATGATTGTTAAAAGAGCTATTCAAAATAATAGTGTGgttgcaggtggtggtgcttgTGAGGTGAGTACTAGAACCGTTTACTATGACGGTAATAGGCAATTTTCATATGATcgctgatattgattgaatgtTACCTTGATTAGATGGAGATATCAAAATACTTAAGAGGACATTCAAGAACGATAATGGGTAAACAACAATTGATAGTTGGAGCCGTTGCAAAAGCATTGGAAATTATTCCTAGACAAATCTGTGATAATGCAGGTTTAGATGCAACAGATATTTTAAATAAATTAAGAATGAAACATGCTCAAGGTGATTTATGGTCaggtgttgatgttgataatgatgaaaatgttcAAGATAATATGAAAAGATTTGTTTGGGAACCTTCTTTAGTTAAAACAAAtgctttatcttcagctgTCGAAGCTGCTTGTTTGATCTTAAGTGTTGATGAAACTGTTAGAAACCCTCAATCTGAAGTAAGCATTCTGCTTCCTTTTCCATCCGTCACCCCTAAATCTCCCCATCAGATGAAGCTAACGAAATCTCCACGTAAATAGGCTCCTTCAGCTGGTCCACCTATGCCAAGAGGTGCTGCTCAACAAGCTttaagaggtagaggtagaggtatgCCAAGACGGTAGATGGAAGGTTCTCACGCAAGGAAGCAATAATTAGGAGCCTTAAAAGCATGTATAGATCGACACGTCGCATCTGCAATGTATGCATTCAACccaaaatacaaaatgtcAATTTCGGTCTTCAGGCAGGAATTTGAACAGCCAGCAGTTTCACATACGCTTTGTAACTGTATGATCAAACGCTTCTTACATTTAGCTCAACTATCATCAGGTGTGATCATACAAAGCTATATCTCTTCAATGCAGAAAGGGCGTATCTGTTACTAGATACATAACATAGCATTTCGCCTTTAACGGTCACTCGGGTGGTGATGCTTTTAAGAGGTGAGACAAACTGATTTGTGTTTTTGAACTTAAATGTGGCGATGTCAAGATCTGATTTACAGcttaaaattgatatacagCCTGATTCAAAGATATCTACAGCACTTGAAAATTGTAGCACAATTTTAGCTGTGTATACAGTGCTTACATGAGCCCCACTAACACCGGACTGCCCAGACCAGTAGGTTGTAGCATGACAGACCTATCGGTGTTCAGGCTGTGCTCACTCAAAGACCTACTTGCCGAGATATCATTTTCTGTATGATTGATCCTCATCATGTATGGATCACAATACAGTGTTGGTATCACTTATATAAGGGACACAAATGTCAATCATTCGTTTACTTTCCCCTCattcatcaaagaaaaacCCAGAACTCCTCCCCGAATCGGAATCTCCATAAAAAGCAATCaaatctacatcaacatccaCTTCAACATGCAATTGCAATCAATCTTTACTATATTATCCATCATCGCTTTAACTCCTGTTACCCTTTCAGCCCCAATCGAGGATAGAGCTATAGCAGCTATTGCAGATGGTCACCTAGTTGGGACCAAAACACTTAGAACTATTCCTGCAGAGCCAACTTACCAAGTCGAGGCAATTGGAAGAGCAATTGCAGCTATTGCAGAAGAaccttcaactaaattaGTAGGAGCGATTGACGGCGAACCAACTCTTCATATTGAAGCCATTGGAAGAGCTATTGCTACAGCAGATAAACCTCCTGAGAATATCCACAAGGGTGACCTGAAGATCAGACAAACAGCTGTCATCGGCGCTGGAGCAGGGGGAGGAGGGGATTTGGGCCAAGGTGTTAGTGGACCAGTCGTTACCACTCCAGTAGATTCCACTCCTGCCAGACCTATTTCTTCTGAAGTTGTGCACCAACCTGAAGTTAGACAAGCTGTATCAtggtggatatggtggtAAACTGATACAGTACTGAGGAGATCAGTGGTAAGTCCACTGTAGATAATCTCATACAGCGTAGATCGTTCATTGATGGCTATTGTTGTTATATTTCACCAGATCTGAGTTCCTCTTTTATAATGACAAGAATATTTTACTCCAGCGACAAGTACAGTCATAGACGTCCAGATTATTATTGTACTTCTCCATTATAAGCGGCATAATTCTTTGATGCAACCTATCAGGTACGCCCTTCTGCGATGCGCCGCCTTTGAACAATGAGGTATAGATTGTCTCGGCAAGGTCTGGATCGAGTGATGGGTAACTGCcacttttccttttcacACACAAAGATAATCGTGAAACGTTTGCCAAGAAACCGAAAGTGATTTAAATTGTGACCTGTGGACCAAAATGATCGACGATGCTCTCGGCGATCATCAGTGGAGATGACTATTGTTGATCGTTTCGGAAGCGAATAAGAACATCTccgttatcatcatcaaaaacgTTTTGATGTATTGTTCGAACATTTCAGTCAAGAAACTCGC includes:
- a CDS encoding T-complex protein 1, eta subunit → MQGRLPQMQPTVVLLREGTDTSQGIGQLLSNISACLAVAQTVATTLGPRGMDKLIVDDRGLATISNDGATILKLLDVVHPAARTLVDIARAQDAEVGDGTTSVTLLAAEILKEVKPFLEEGVGPHVIIKGLREAKSLALKKINEIAVTIDKSNPEKFRELLLQCASTSMSSKLIHSQTPFFANMVVDAVLSLDQKDLDESLIGVKKVPGGGMQDSQLIRGVAFKKTFSYAGFEQQPKSFKDPKILCLNVELELKAEKDNAEVRVNEVSEYQAIVDAEWSIIYKKLEAIVETGAKVVLSKLPIGDLATQYFADRDIFCAGRVTAGDLKRVTQAVGGSIQSTCTDIEPHHLGKCGSFEEKQIGGERFNLFQDCPQAKTCTLILRGGAEQFIAEVERSLHDSIMIVKRAIQNNSVVAGGGACEMEISKYLRGHSRTIMGKQQLIVGAVAKALEIIPRQICDNAGLDATDILNKLRMKHAQGDLWSGVDVDNDENVQDNMKRFVWEPSLVKTNALSSAVEAACLILSVDETVRNPQSEAPSAGPPMPRGAAQQALRGRGRGMPRR